One genomic segment of Planktothrix sp. FACHB-1365 includes these proteins:
- a CDS encoding M28 family peptidase, giving the protein MQFHLKTQLTQHLQQMIRERDPYLASEGHFYVREYIRQQLQPWGSVITDEFQQTGRTHQNLILNLPALSKSKDSIILIGAHYDAVPGCPGADDNATGVAVLLELARSIAEHPLKYPVQCVAFDLEEYGFVGSQHYAQRLKQQNQPIRLMLSLEMLGYCNSNPNSQLYPPGLKYFYPNSGDYIALIGNLKTIPDLINISRGIRQTKTSCEWLPVPNRGMMVPDTRRSDHVPFWDLGYSAIMVTDTANLRNPHYHEQTDTLETLDLDFLTGVCQGLIVGLRRV; this is encoded by the coding sequence ATGCAGTTTCATTTAAAAACCCAATTAACTCAACATCTACAACAGATGATTCGGGAACGTGACCCTTACCTAGCTTCTGAGGGTCATTTTTATGTCCGAGAATATATTCGTCAGCAACTCCAACCATGGGGATCTGTAATTACAGATGAGTTTCAACAAACTGGAAGAACCCATCAAAATTTAATTCTAAATTTACCCGCTTTATCAAAATCAAAAGATTCTATTATTCTAATTGGTGCCCATTATGATGCTGTTCCAGGGTGTCCGGGTGCTGATGACAATGCAACGGGTGTTGCGGTTTTATTAGAATTAGCCAGAAGCATTGCGGAACATCCCCTCAAATATCCGGTTCAGTGTGTGGCGTTTGATTTAGAAGAATATGGTTTTGTCGGAAGTCAACATTATGCTCAACGTTTAAAACAGCAAAATCAACCTATTCGTTTGATGCTCTCGTTGGAAATGTTAGGGTATTGTAATTCTAACCCGAATTCTCAACTTTATCCCCCTGGATTAAAATATTTTTATCCAAATTCTGGGGATTATATTGCATTAATTGGTAATTTAAAAACAATTCCTGATTTAATTAATATTAGTCGGGGAATTCGTCAGACTAAAACGTCTTGTGAATGGCTTCCGGTTCCCAACCGAGGAATGATGGTTCCTGATACCCGACGCAGTGATCATGTTCCTTTTTGGGATTTAGGATATTCAGCTATTATGGTGACAGATACAGCAAATTTAAGAAATCCTCATTATCACGAACAGACAGATACCCTAGAAACTTTAGATTTAGATTTTCTCACGGGAGTTTGTCAAGGTTTAATTGTTGGTTTACGGCGAGTTTAA
- a CDS encoding tetratricopeptide repeat protein, with translation MLQRIIRFFKQLLQRLLNRQPPPPPPSNPVRPNRSDTEYEGLFLQLLEVVHQGASRGEVKAWLMGNQLKQGEFVAWLERFGQRIADNPTPQEELARRMVLLGNLEIGELGIVAGRIGREILEGISPKSDDNSWLDQGYQQLERENFEDALLCFEKVIELEPDNHKAWCNRGIALADLGRLEKAINSYDKALEIEPDCHAAWYNRGITLYDLGKYEEAINSFDKALEFKPDYHEALCYRGIALGNLGRLEEAINSFDKALEFKPDYHEVWCNRGIALGNLGKYEEEINSYDKALEFKPDYHYALCNRGGALYNLGKYEEAINSYDKALEFKPDYHYAWCSRGIALGNLGRLEEAINSFDKALEFKLDKHEAWYNRGNALDDLGRLEEAIFSYDRALEFKPDDHFAWYNRGNALDDLGRLEEAIFSYDRALEFKPDDHFAWCNRGIAAGISSHPNKFLTSFSQIVAKHPELNQRGYQGEITCYEIGLTYVKKDKQPEGWGLLHYEIGRGHYFEGRRQKVGASDYYVKAIKSYNTALTVLTVNNFLKSYLEVLRDYIKILLELGETERAEELQREATDGLRRLIEETPDNYNKQQLSLKFFGFNQLTVDLAVKSGDFIKGLELAEFGKNTCLPLMLLGCSDDIPKFSYGEMRQFLTAAFGEKTAIIYWHLSPIALTTFILKQDNPELEVIQQPSIQTLNDFEDWLTDWNKSYQEYRDKTPYKDRLSRDWRQNMIPNLRALKEILRIDEIIKKLDSINHVILVPHRDLHYLPLESLFFLDNSAPPPFSLTRLPSLKIGQNLQSTPRINANQTLLNIENPPSIIQAGEGNKKRLEPLPVADIESEFVSLRFDNPTRLSEEETTLEKVSQGLKQNYQVLHFAGHGNYNTNDPKSSMLFLKGSDRLTLEEIIQPDYCLNSYQLVCLAACETAVAGKQTILSEYVGLASGFLMQQVDHVLGTLWVVESLPCSLFVIEFYYRWQVLKLSKTEAFTQTQTWLRTATHQELKDWCEARIAELPPPLPKKLPLGKPFKFNVDHLLARIEQDPPLQHPYYWAAFILSGYDRFRTSNVNGVFCHINSTV, from the coding sequence ATGTTGCAACGAATTATTCGGTTTTTTAAACAGTTACTGCAACGACTCCTGAACCGACAACCACCGCCTCCGCCACCCTCAAACCCTGTGCGTCCTAACCGTAGCGATACCGAATATGAGGGATTATTTTTGCAATTGTTGGAGGTGGTGCATCAAGGTGCAAGTCGGGGAGAGGTGAAGGCATGGTTAATGGGAAATCAACTAAAACAGGGAGAGTTTGTCGCCTGGTTGGAAAGGTTTGGACAACGCATCGCAGACAACCCAACTCCCCAGGAAGAATTAGCAAGGCGGATGGTTTTATTGGGGAATTTGGAGATCGGAGAATTAGGAATTGTTGCGGGGAGAATTGGGAGAGAAATTTTAGAGGGAATTAGTCCAAAATCAGATGATAACTCATGGCTTGACCAGGGTTATCAGCAACTTGAAAGAGAGAATTTTGAAGACGCACTTTTGTGTTTTGAAAAGGTTATTGAACTAGAACCAGATAATCACAAAGCCTGGTGCAACCGAGGCATTGCTTTAGCTGATTTAGGAAGGTTAGAGAAAGCGATTAATTCTTATGATAAGGCTTTAGAAATTGAACCGGACTGTCACGCAGCCTGGTACAACCGAGGCATTACTTTATATGATTTAGGAAAGTATGAGGAAGCGATTAATTCCTTTGACAAGGCTTTAGAATTTAAACCAGACTATCACGAAGCCTTGTGCTACCGAGGCATTGCTTTAGGTAATTTAGGAAGGTTAGAGGAAGCGATTAATTCCTTTGATAAGGCTTTAGAATTTAAACCAGACTATCACGAAGTCTGGTGCAACCGAGGCATTGCTTTAGGTAATTTAGGAAAGTATGAGGAAGAGATTAATTCTTATGACAAGGCTTTAGAATTTAAACCGGACTATCACTATGCCTTGTGCAACCGAGGCGGTGCTTTATATAATTTAGGAAAGTATGAGGAAGCGATTAATTCTTATGACAAGGCTTTAGAATTTAAACCGGACTATCACTATGCCTGGTGCAGCCGAGGCATTGCTTTAGGTAATTTAGGAAGGTTAGAGGAAGCGATTAATTCCTTTGACAAGGCTTTAGAATTTAAACTGGACAAACACGAAGCCTGGTACAACCGAGGCAATGCTTTAGATGATTTAGGAAGGTTAGAGGAAGCGATTTTTTCTTATGATAGGGCTTTAGAATTTAAACCGGACGATCACTTTGCCTGGTACAACCGAGGCAATGCTTTAGATGATTTAGGAAGGTTAGAGGAAGCGATTTTTTCTTATGATAGGGCTTTAGAATTTAAACCGGACGATCACTTTGCCTGGTGCAACCGAGGCATTGCTGCTGGAATATCTTCCCATCCTAATAAATTCTTAACTTCTTTCAGTCAAATTGTTGCTAAACATCCTGAACTGAATCAACGGGGTTATCAGGGAGAAATAACTTGTTATGAAATCGGATTAACTTATGTTAAAAAGGATAAACAGCCGGAAGGTTGGGGACTGTTGCATTATGAAATAGGTCGGGGGCACTATTTTGAAGGTCGGAGACAAAAGGTAGGTGCTTCTGATTACTATGTTAAAGCGATTAAGAGTTATAATACTGCCCTAACAGTTTTGACAGTAAACAATTTTCTTAAAAGCTATTTAGAGGTTTTACGAGATTATATTAAAATTTTATTGGAGTTAGGAGAAACTGAAAGAGCGGAGGAATTACAACGAGAGGCAACGGATGGGTTACGTCGGTTGATTGAAGAAACGCCTGATAATTATAACAAACAACAACTGTCCCTAAAGTTTTTTGGATTTAATCAATTAACGGTTGATTTAGCGGTAAAATCGGGAGATTTTATTAAAGGTTTGGAGTTAGCAGAATTCGGAAAAAATACCTGTTTGCCTTTGATGTTGTTGGGGTGTAGTGATGATATTCCCAAGTTTAGTTATGGGGAAATGCGACAATTTTTAACCGCAGCTTTTGGGGAGAAAACGGCTATTATCTATTGGCATCTTAGCCCCATTGCTTTAACAACCTTTATTTTAAAACAGGATAACCCCGAATTAGAAGTAATTCAACAACCGAGTATTCAAACTTTAAATGATTTTGAAGATTGGTTAACAGATTGGAATAAAAGTTATCAAGAATATCGAGATAAAACACCTTATAAAGACCGTTTATCCCGTGACTGGCGACAAAACATGATTCCTAACCTGAGAGCGTTAAAAGAAATTCTCAGAATTGATGAAATTATCAAAAAACTGGATAGCATTAATCATGTTATTTTAGTTCCCCATCGAGATTTACACTATTTACCCCTAGAATCTCTATTTTTCTTAGATAATTCTGCTCCTCCTCCCTTCAGTTTAACCCGCTTACCCAGTTTAAAAATTGGTCAAAACTTACAATCAACGCCTCGAATTAATGCGAATCAAACTTTACTCAATATTGAAAATCCCCCTAGTATTATTCAAGCGGGAGAAGGAAATAAAAAACGGTTAGAGCCTTTACCTGTGGCGGATATTGAATCGGAATTTGTTAGTCTCAGATTTGATAATCCCACTCGATTATCGGAAGAAGAAACGACCTTAGAAAAAGTTAGTCAAGGGTTAAAACAAAATTACCAAGTTTTGCATTTTGCGGGTCATGGTAATTATAACACAAACGATCCTAAATCATCGATGTTATTTTTAAAAGGGAGCGATCGCTTAACCCTAGAAGAAATTATTCAACCCGATTATTGTCTCAATTCCTATCAATTAGTTTGTTTAGCCGCCTGTGAAACGGCTGTTGCTGGGAAACAAACGATTTTGAGTGAATATGTGGGACTCGCAAGCGGGTTTTTAATGCAGCAAGTTGACCATGTTCTAGGGACATTATGGGTCGTTGAGTCCCTCCCTTGTTCATTATTTGTGATAGAATTTTATTATCGTTGGCAAGTGTTGAAGTTATCAAAAACCGAGGCTTTTACCCAAACCCAAACCTGGTTAAGAACAGCAACCCATCAGGAGTTAAAAGACTGGTGTGAAGCGAGAATAGCGGAGTTACCCCCACCGCTCCCGAAAAAGCTTCCATTGGGGAAACCGTTTAAATTCAACGTCGATCACCTACTTGCTAGAATAGAACAAGATCCACCTTTACAGCATCCCTACTATTGGGCTGCATTTATTTTAAGTGGCTATGACAGATTTAGAACTTCAAATGTTAACGGCGTTTTTTGCCACATTAACTCAACAGTCTGA
- a CDS encoding zinc metalloprotease HtpX, which translates to MNQFKTVALLGLLTALLVSISYWVIGGTNGLLVGILFAAVTNLGSWYFSDQIALKAYNAQPVTPEQAPGLYAMVQQLCDRANLPMPGVYIVPSAAANAFATGRDPQHAAVAVTQGIMSLLPEDELEAVIAHELSHIYNRDTLTQAVAATVAGAISGLAQFASYGMWFGGSRDNNRGGNPIGLLLTIILAPMAATVIQLAISRTREFSADAGAAKLTGNPKALARALQRLDLTARQIPIEGNPAFEPLLIMNSFSGKTMANLFSTHPSTEARIQALMKLEEKM; encoded by the coding sequence ATGAATCAATTTAAAACAGTTGCTTTACTAGGATTATTAACTGCTCTTTTAGTCAGCATTAGCTATTGGGTCATTGGGGGAACTAATGGCTTATTGGTGGGTATTCTGTTCGCCGCCGTGACGAACTTAGGAAGTTGGTATTTTTCCGATCAAATTGCCCTCAAAGCCTATAATGCTCAACCCGTTACCCCCGAACAAGCACCCGGTTTATATGCAATGGTACAACAATTATGCGATCGCGCTAATTTACCGATGCCTGGAGTGTATATTGTTCCCAGTGCGGCTGCTAATGCTTTCGCCACAGGTCGAGATCCTCAACACGCCGCCGTTGCTGTCACCCAAGGCATTATGAGTTTGTTACCCGAAGATGAATTAGAGGCCGTTATTGCCCATGAATTAAGCCATATCTATAATCGAGATACCCTCACCCAAGCGGTGGCTGCAACGGTTGCTGGCGCTATTTCTGGATTAGCACAATTTGCCAGTTATGGGATGTGGTTTGGGGGGTCACGGGATAATAATCGCGGGGGAAATCCCATTGGATTATTATTAACAATCATACTAGCTCCGATGGCGGCAACTGTGATTCAATTAGCAATTTCTCGAACACGGGAATTTTCCGCCGATGCAGGTGCGGCAAAATTAACCGGAAATCCTAAAGCCTTAGCAAGAGCTTTGCAACGCTTAGATTTAACGGCTAGACAAATTCCGATTGAAGGAAATCCTGCCTTTGAACCTTTATTAATTATGAATAGTTTTTCGGGAAAAACAATGGCAAATTTATTTTCCACTCACCCGTCTACAGAAGCTCGAATTCAAGCGTTAATGAAGTTAGAAGAAAAAATGTAA
- a CDS encoding DUF1361 domain-containing protein, whose amino-acid sequence MRELLADALEVFDRHSGWIIWNLFLAFIPLVLSFWLFRRRNISRTWFWWIIYVIFIAFLPNAPYLLTDIIHLIRATRAGYSIWIITLIFIPLHVFAILSGLEAYVVSLINQNHYLRKEGAKQYIFLSEILTHILCAIGVFMGRFRRFNSWDLVTQPDVVFIKTLDDLTTKKPLFVIFITFIAITISYTLMKQVTFGLMLQFRRLYLGLDELEPEEIIKR is encoded by the coding sequence ATGAGAGAACTGTTAGCGGATGCCTTAGAGGTCTTTGATCGACACAGTGGTTGGATTATTTGGAATCTGTTTTTGGCGTTTATTCCCTTAGTCTTAAGTTTTTGGCTATTTCGGAGAAGAAATATTTCTCGAACTTGGTTTTGGTGGATTATTTATGTCATTTTTATTGCTTTTTTACCCAACGCGCCTTATTTACTCACGGATATTATTCATTTAATTCGCGCCACTCGTGCGGGATATTCGATTTGGATTATTACTCTAATTTTTATTCCCCTTCATGTTTTTGCCATTCTGAGTGGGTTGGAAGCTTATGTTGTCTCGTTAATTAATCAAAATCATTATCTCCGAAAGGAAGGAGCAAAACAATATATTTTTCTGTCGGAAATCTTGACCCATATTTTGTGTGCTATTGGAGTATTTATGGGACGCTTTCGGCGGTTTAATAGTTGGGATTTAGTCACTCAGCCGGATGTGGTTTTCATTAAAACCTTAGATGATTTAACAACTAAAAAGCCTTTATTTGTCATTTTTATTACTTTCATTGCGATTACAATATCCTATACTTTAATGAAGCAGGTTACGTTTGGTTTAATGCTTCAGTTTCGACGGCTTTATTTAGGGTTAGATGAATTAGAACCCGAAGAAATTATCAAGCGATAA
- a CDS encoding leucine-rich repeat domain-containing protein: MNQLLEKRTFKQKLWELLLLFTVVGFPAASLAQSQPDTPSFKTFQDWCSNRQQLSREARRTVDVLLQQVGTSDCDRANQTLSQQERLDLSTFLISDLSPLKGLTHLTSLKLNNNQISDLTPLQSLNNLQELDLSFNRITDISPLQPLTQLTRINLSYNQISDISPLQSLTSLIEIYLNHNKIVDISDLKDLTKLRFLFIQDNPLNSTQCPINPKYVCRFDRE; this comes from the coding sequence ATGAATCAATTATTAGAAAAAAGGACATTTAAACAGAAGCTATGGGAGCTTTTATTATTGTTCACTGTTGTAGGTTTTCCGGCTGCAAGTTTAGCACAATCACAACCGGATACACCTAGTTTTAAAACCTTTCAAGATTGGTGTTCTAATCGTCAACAGTTGTCACGTGAAGCCAGGAGAACTGTGGATGTTTTATTACAACAGGTGGGAACTTCCGATTGCGATCGCGCGAATCAAACACTTTCTCAACAAGAACGGTTAGATTTAAGTACCTTTCTCATCTCAGATTTAAGTCCCTTAAAAGGATTAACCCATTTAACGTCATTGAAGCTTAATAATAACCAAATTTCTGATCTCACTCCCTTACAAAGTTTGAATAATTTACAAGAATTGGATTTAAGTTTTAATCGAATTACGGATATTAGTCCATTGCAACCTTTAACCCAATTAACCCGAATCAATTTAAGTTATAATCAAATTTCTGATATTTCCCCCCTTCAGAGCTTAACAAGTTTAATTGAAATCTATCTCAACCATAATAAAATTGTTGATATTAGCGATTTAAAAGATTTAACGAAACTTCGTTTCTTATTTATTCAAGATAATCCCCTCAACTCTACTCAATGTCCAATTAATCCAAAATATGTTTGTCGCTTTGATCGGGAATAA
- a CDS encoding GH25 family lysozyme, which translates to MSIRGIDVSDYQPNVDWQAVARSGIAFAIIKSTEGETFVCDVFKRYWEQAKANGLIRGAYHFFKPDTDPIKQAYHFLKIVKLQEGDLPPVLDIETMGGLEAKALCDRLAQWIDVMEKETGFRPIIYTYPGFWQKLNTTRFSDYPLWIAHYTTAEQPMIPGGWKSWVFWQFTDQGQIEGISGGVDVNLFESIRKGDKGSKVEKIQNLLKNRGYDPGVIDGAFGTGTETALIKFQQTKQLEADGIAGLKTWTALMGRSDSFVLPVGNVEPTPEPTPAPTPTPAPVPSIELIDICKIYKGNPGQDQVLTWLQQQIPSATLLEFSKLWRNQPKAQTTSVKLIDVCKYYRGLPSQDQALRWLQEKIAPSILSELAQQWNQQTLPIPSIKLQDVCKYYKGLPNQAAALDWLQSQIPPATLDEFGKKWRQPAPKK; encoded by the coding sequence ATGAGTATTCGCGGGATTGACGTTTCTGATTACCAGCCTAACGTAGATTGGCAAGCCGTTGCCCGTTCTGGTATTGCCTTTGCTATTATTAAATCAACGGAAGGAGAAACCTTTGTTTGTGACGTTTTTAAGCGCTATTGGGAACAAGCAAAAGCCAATGGTTTAATTCGGGGTGCTTATCATTTTTTCAAACCGGATACAGATCCGATTAAACAAGCCTATCATTTCCTGAAAATTGTTAAACTTCAAGAGGGTGATCTTCCTCCGGTTTTAGATATTGAAACTATGGGAGGATTAGAAGCAAAAGCATTGTGTGATCGGTTAGCACAATGGATAGATGTGATGGAAAAAGAAACCGGTTTTCGTCCTATTATCTACACTTATCCTGGATTTTGGCAAAAACTCAATACCACTCGTTTTTCCGATTATCCCCTCTGGATTGCTCACTATACCACAGCCGAACAACCGATGATTCCTGGCGGTTGGAAAAGCTGGGTTTTTTGGCAATTTACCGATCAAGGTCAAATAGAAGGAATTAGTGGCGGTGTAGATGTTAATTTATTTGAAAGTATTCGCAAAGGAGATAAAGGATCAAAAGTTGAAAAAATTCAAAACTTATTGAAAAATCGAGGTTATGATCCGGGGGTGATTGATGGTGCTTTTGGGACTGGAACTGAAACAGCTTTAATCAAATTTCAACAAACTAAACAGTTAGAAGCGGATGGAATTGCTGGGTTAAAAACCTGGACAGCATTAATGGGACGTTCAGATTCTTTTGTATTACCTGTAGGGAACGTTGAACCGACTCCAGAACCCACACCTGCACCCACACCCACACCTGCACCTGTTCCTAGTATTGAATTGATTGATATTTGTAAAATTTACAAAGGAAATCCAGGTCAAGATCAAGTATTAACATGGTTACAACAACAAATTCCCTCAGCCACGTTATTAGAATTTTCTAAACTCTGGCGAAATCAACCCAAAGCTCAAACCACTTCCGTTAAGTTAATTGATGTTTGTAAATATTATCGGGGTTTACCGAGTCAAGATCAAGCCTTGCGTTGGTTACAGGAAAAAATTGCCCCCTCAATTTTAAGTGAATTAGCTCAACAATGGAATCAACAAACCTTACCCATACCCAGTATTAAATTACAAGATGTCTGTAAATATTACAAAGGTTTACCCAACCAAGCTGCGGCTTTAGATTGGTTACAAAGTCAAATTCCTCCTGCTACTTTAGATGAATTTGGGAAGAAGTGGCGACAACCTGCACCCAAAAAATAA
- a CDS encoding GNAT family N-acetyltransferase, which yields MIHLRSATPDDLDLLRHWDEQPHIISSDPNDDWGWEVELHRTPDWREQLIAEMDGRPIGFVEIIDPAREDDHYWGDIATNLRAIDIWIGEEQDLAKGYGTEMMQLAIARCFAVSTVRAVLVDPLANNTRAHRFYERFGFKFVESRRFGNDDCFVYCLNREDWQSSTNLA from the coding sequence ATGATTCATCTACGATCCGCCACCCCCGATGATTTGGATTTGTTGCGACACTGGGATGAACAACCTCACATCATTTCCTCAGATCCTAACGATGATTGGGGTTGGGAAGTGGAACTTCATCGTACCCCAGATTGGCGGGAACAATTGATTGCGGAAATGGATGGTCGTCCTATTGGATTTGTTGAGATCATCGATCCAGCCCGTGAGGATGACCATTATTGGGGTGATATTGCAACAAATCTTCGGGCTATTGATATTTGGATTGGAGAAGAACAGGATTTGGCCAAAGGCTATGGAACAGAAATGATGCAGCTTGCTATTGCTCGATGTTTTGCAGTATCGACTGTAAGGGCTGTCCTTGTCGATCCCCTAGCTAATAATACTCGCGCCCACCGCTTCTATGAACGTTTTGGCTTTAAATTTGTGGAGTCACGGCGGTTTGGTAACGATGACTGTTTTGTGTATTGTCTGAATCGGGAAGATTGGCAGTCTAGCACTAATTTAGCCTGA
- a CDS encoding transferase hexapeptide repeat containing protein, translating to MLDETTLEQRLVTLERAVADLQGKSQSQSTSENWLEKLIGSVSEQAAFIKSLEYGRAFRQADQPFVQGNQEL from the coding sequence ATGTTAGATGAAACGACTCTTGAACAACGCCTAGTAACTCTTGAACGAGCGGTTGCTGACCTTCAAGGCAAGTCTCAGAGCCAGTCTACATCAGAAAACTGGCTAGAAAAATTGATCGGTTCAGTTTCCGAGCAAGCAGCTTTTATAAAATCTTTAGAATATGGACGAGCTTTTCGTCAAGCTGATCAACCCTTTGTTCAAGGGAATCAAGAATTGTGA
- a CDS encoding DUF4351 domain-containing protein codes for MRRDPIFYQLFQQSPELLFIEARNLLARSRQELSSETSRAIMEMLTTIMVYKFTNLSRQEVEAMLGITLEQTRVYQEAKEEGREEEAKSLILRQLTRQVGELPESVRIQIHTLSLMQLESLGEALLDFSNLSDLEIWLAQQGQ; via the coding sequence ATGCGACGAGATCCCATATTTTACCAATTATTCCAACAATCGCCAGAATTGTTGTTCATAGAAGCTCGAAATTTGTTAGCACGTTCACGACAGGAATTATCGTCAGAAACAAGTCGTGCCATCATGGAGATGCTAACGACGATAATGGTCTATAAATTCACAAATCTAAGTCGGCAAGAGGTTGAAGCAATGCTAGGAATCACACTTGAGCAAACACGGGTGTACCAGGAGGCAAAAGAGGAGGGACGTGAAGAAGAAGCAAAATCGCTAATCCTGCGACAATTGACTCGACAAGTGGGAGAACTGCCTGAGTCCGTGAGAATACAAATTCATACTTTATCGCTGATGCAACTGGAATCCTTGGGGGAGGCATTATTGGATTTCTCTAATCTGTCTGATTTAGAGATCTGGTTAGCCCAACAGGGACAGTAG
- a CDS encoding N-acetylglucosamine kinase, which yields MIHVLGIDGGGSKTVCVLMSADGKILGHGQAGPSNYQTIGIEAAKIAIISAIKQAVEHSFLALERFVPIQGISLGLAGVGRSEDIEVIRNLIEEIQTSSELPIDWKLTPENIIINSDSVIALVGGLGHFVGIVVIAGTGSHIFGKNHQRISKRVGGWGYLLGDEGSGYDIAIQGLKSALRSYDGRLESTQLIPAFQDALNLNSIEELIPVVYRQGWGVKDIASLAPIVDQVAASGDPIAENIIKNAAHELALATEVAINHLFEPTDSFEIVVMGGVWKGLANFRRQFEAEINAIAPLATIISPRHEPAYGAGLLALETLT from the coding sequence ATGATTCATGTATTAGGAATTGATGGTGGCGGTTCTAAAACGGTTTGTGTGTTAATGAGTGCTGATGGCAAAATATTAGGGCACGGACAAGCAGGGCCATCGAATTATCAAACCATTGGCATTGAGGCTGCTAAAATAGCCATTATTTCAGCGATTAAACAAGCGGTTGAACATAGTTTTTTAGCCTTAGAAAGGTTCGTTCCGATTCAAGGGATTAGTTTAGGATTAGCTGGGGTTGGTCGTTCAGAAGATATTGAAGTTATCCGCAATTTAATTGAAGAGATTCAAACCTCCTCAGAATTACCGATTGACTGGAAATTAACTCCAGAAAATATTATAATTAATAGTGATAGTGTGATTGCCTTAGTAGGTGGTTTAGGTCACTTTGTTGGTATTGTTGTCATCGCAGGAACAGGTTCTCATATCTTCGGAAAAAATCATCAAAGAATCAGTAAACGAGTCGGGGGTTGGGGGTATCTGTTAGGAGATGAAGGGAGTGGTTATGATATTGCGATTCAAGGGTTAAAATCGGCGTTACGTTCTTATGATGGTCGATTAGAATCAACCCAACTAATTCCTGCCTTTCAAGACGCTTTAAACTTAAATTCCATTGAAGAATTAATTCCCGTTGTTTACCGTCAAGGATGGGGAGTTAAAGATATTGCCAGTTTAGCACCAATTGTGGATCAAGTTGCAGCTTCCGGTGATCCGATTGCTGAAAATATTATTAAAAATGCAGCCCATGAATTAGCCTTAGCTACAGAAGTCGCCATTAACCATTTATTTGAACCCACAGACTCCTTTGAAATTGTGGTTATGGGAGGAGTTTGGAAAGGATTAGCGAATTTTCGCCGTCAATTTGAAGCAGAAATTAATGCGATCGCACCTTTAGCAACAATTATCTCGCCGCGTCATGAACCTGCTTATGGTGCAGGATTGTTAGCATTAGAAACACTAACTTAA
- a CDS encoding S1 RNA-binding domain-containing protein produces the protein MATKNPSFSLDDFAKALDQHSYDLHKGQIVKGQVDSYTSDGAYIDIKGAKSPGFIPKKEISVIDVEDISEILPLKEERDFLIIREQNADGQILLSIRQLEIKQVWDDLIEIQNKGQSLQARVTGVNRGGVTVEVHSLRGFIPRSHLLEKDNLESLIEQSLSVTILELDVERNKIVLSQRLASQSLGFSQLEVGQLVEGKVMGVKPFGVFVDIEGVTGLIHIKEVSQKYVESLAELFPIGQMIKAMVISLDEGRHRISLSTRILENYPGEAVEKLSEVMESAEARAERAKKLINL, from the coding sequence ATGGCTACTAAAAACCCGTCCTTTTCTCTTGATGATTTTGCCAAAGCCCTAGATCAACACAGTTATGATTTACATAAAGGGCAAATCGTTAAGGGTCAGGTAGATTCATATACCAGCGATGGTGCATACATTGACATTAAAGGTGCTAAATCTCCCGGCTTTATTCCCAAAAAAGAAATTTCCGTTATAGACGTTGAAGATATTTCCGAAATTCTTCCCTTAAAAGAAGAACGGGATTTTCTGATTATTCGGGAGCAAAATGCAGATGGTCAAATATTACTTTCTATCCGACAATTAGAAATTAAACAAGTGTGGGATGATCTGATTGAGATTCAAAATAAAGGTCAATCTTTACAAGCAAGAGTCACGGGAGTAAATCGAGGGGGTGTTACCGTGGAAGTTCATTCCTTACGAGGGTTTATTCCGCGATCGCATCTGTTAGAAAAAGACAATTTAGAATCGTTAATTGAACAATCCTTAAGCGTCACCATTTTAGAATTAGATGTTGAACGGAATAAAATTGTTTTATCCCAACGGTTAGCCTCTCAATCCCTGGGTTTTAGTCAATTAGAAGTCGGTCAACTGGTAGAAGGAAAAGTCATGGGTGTTAAACCCTTCGGTGTTTTTGTGGATATTGAAGGAGTGACGGGACTAATTCATATTAAAGAAGTCAGTCAAAAATATGTTGAATCTTTAGCAGAACTTTTTCCGATTGGTCAAATGATTAAAGCAATGGTCATTAGTTTAGATGAAGGTCGCCATCGGATTTCTCTATCCACCCGAATTTTAGAAAATTATCCGGGTGAAGCCGTTGAGAAATTATCCGAGGTCATGGAATCTGCTGAAGCTCGTGCAGAACGTGCTAAAAAGTTAATTAATCTGTAA